Below is a window of Quercus robur chromosome 6, dhQueRobu3.1, whole genome shotgun sequence DNA.
TGTCCATTTAATCTAAAACCAAATCATGGACCCATTACTGACTAACAAGCACCAGCGTAACTGTTGGCATCTCTAAAAACTTTGTATTGTTGGTCAATCTAGGGCTCCACAGCTCAACGCAAGATCACCATGTATCAACTCTGAAATAGTTTCTCTTGCAGCTTAGATGTTCGTGCCACctttaatttatgtaatttggCAAGATAACCTGATGCaaaaagtgtgaagaaaattatatgttaatttagtcttatttaattttggaagtcaattgtatttttattggccaattgaatttattttaggtCTTGTTAGTTAATTACGTTATTAGCATTTTTACTTAATTTCCTAGAGTTGAGGCAATTTTTCCAATTGTTTGGTACTAGCTCCAGCCAACCCTAGGTGCTTCTACATCAAATTTTATTTGGGTATCAAAGTTTGTTGTTACCTCTTATTACAATTCAAAGAAGTActtcaaatttaattaaaagttgCATTGCTCATCAAAATTTGCATATTCTTAATGTGACCATGCATGGTAACATGGGAAAGAATAAAGCACCGAAAATCCAAAGAACAAATGCATCACATTGTCTCTCATTTTAGTATTCCTTCATGCTCTGCTCAGTGACAAGTCATTAGAAATAAATTAGATATCTAGAAACCTCCAACAGTCATTACAGactcaaaaagagaaaaaaaaaaatccaacctttATATCccgctctctctctttcccataAATTATGCCAAGTAAAAATTGATTAGTGCAAGGTTTAGGGTTAGATTTGGCATTCTTTCCAGATGCTTATCAAATAATTTGCACGCTGTTAAACATTCAGAAAACTTGAAATTCATATGTGCTTGTATTAAGCAGGTTAACACAAGGAGGATCTCAACATGTTGACTATTgctaaaataaatgtttaaacGTTAGCTAGGAAAGTACAAGCTGACAAACTTGATAATTGAATAAGTTTTTTGGCACACAAGATGAAGAAAGTAAAGGAAGAAAGGTACTAAGAAGAATGTTTATATGCCTCTAATTAGTTTTCTCAGGTCTGATTCAACAGGTAAGCTAGCCTCTAACCTATAGGAAAACAATCTCCACTCAAGTTGAAGCAattaaatttaactttttaaaatttgtatgaTAGTCAGGATTAGAAAATTACTAATTAGCATATTGATAGTCATACACAACAGATGACATCATGACAAATATACCTTTATCCAGCTGGAAAGAAGAATAGATGTGGttgaaatatattttcattACCCGTATTGAGGAGGAGACTCCAATTGACTTTCGTGAATAGCTTTGGCAAGTAGTTCATCTTCCTCCGAAAAACAACTTTCTTGAATAGCCTTGGCAAGTAGAGAACTTTCTTGAAGAGCCTTGGCAAGTTGTTCATCTTCCGCAAAAGGATAACTTTCTTGAAGAGTTTTGGCAAGCTGTTCATCTTCCTCCAAAGGATAACTTTCTTGAAGAGTTTTGGCAAGCTGTTCATCTTCCTCCAAAGGATAACTTTCTTGAAGAGCTTTGGCAAGTTGTTCATCTTCTACCAATTGAGCTTTAGAAACATGTTCATCTTCCTCTGATTGAGAGTCATCatctaagaaaaataagaaaataatagacAAGACTCCAGACCACCATTTATTTCCATACAAATAACTTTTGCAGTGAAAAATAACACCTGAAATAGATTATCATCCAGTGGACCCTAACCAAAATTTGAGTTCTGTACCACAGTTTAAGCAGACCGTCCACATTCATTATGGCTTTCAAGGAGCCATATATGCATTCATTTATTCCCATTGAGTGACTTCAGAAGCATTTGCACATTAGAAGAATCTGGACAGTATTATATGTTAAGCAGTTAAATATGAAGCCTGACATGAGGAGTGGGGAGAAAGAGAGGGTGGTgagttcaatttatttttaattttttataaaaaaacactCGATAAAAATTACTCCtagattttataattaaaattcttACAATTACTATTATCAGATGAAAATTTATAGAGATAACGAAACTttactttctagtttctagtcATTGATCAGCAAAGAACATTACAATTTAAGTAGAATGAACAGAACTCTCTGATATCAAATAAAGATCTTACACAAAGTCATATAGAAACAGTTCAAATGTACAAAGCAAAACCTacactaaaattattataatctgTTTATTGTAAGGTAACTTAAATATTTGAGTCATCAGTCTTATTAAATAGAAGTGAGAACCTTCCCAGGTCACAACTGAATGATGTTCAAGGTCAAGGCACACACCATGCAACTTACCAATCAcgtttttccctttttggtcTTGTTCTGAAAGTGACATTGCCACAGCACACTCAAGATCTTCATCCTGCATCCAAGTTTGCCAATTAGCACTGGATAATAATAGAAACAAACTAGCATATAGTATGAGAAAGAATGCTAAACTTCAGAATCTCCTCTTcattaaaagtttttttgtaATATGTACATTTTGTACTAAGAGTCAGCTACTGAGAGACAAAAGGTCTCCTTACTCTTATTATAAATGAGTAGGACCAACAAGAATAAAAAGCAGAAATTGTCAGTACCACTGAACTACGAGCCCCATCCCAAATTCTTTCGTCTGCATAGTTCCCATGATATTGGCCTCTATGGCTAGAACCTTTAAAATCCTTCATAATGCAGACTGCTATTCACTGATGGGTTGCCAAACTATTCCCTGCACCCAAGTTGTTCATTTGAATTAGAGACCATATTTCAGTTTGTGAAAGAAAACTATAGGTACTTAAAATATCTCTAACAACATCAGATGACTCATATGTTACTATGAGCGGAGTTCATCAATAAATGACCGAGCAACTATGCAGGTGAAAATACATAATATGCAACAAAGTTGAAGATAATGGCAATCTCAAAGCAAGAAACAACAGAGAGATTGGAAAACATATGCCGAACCACACCCTCCAGAATTTTAGGCATTAGTTTTATCAAGCAATTGGGAAATTTAGAAAGAGTTGAGatgaaatttaaagaaattataaaaataataaatacataaaaacgaTGTAAGAGAGAAATACTATACAACTAGTCATTCTCAGAGAGTTCACTAGCATGTAATAAAAACCATAGCTAAAGTCTTCAAAATATCTAATAGATATCAAAGAGACTAATAAGCCTAACTCTTTGCATGTATAAGCATGACGACTTAAGAATATATTAATCCAATATAAACAAATGACTTTATCCCTCATCAATCAAAAACTCAGAGCAAGTAATGAAAAAACACTCTGAATGACCCACAAGAGACATAAATTTGCCCTCATCATTTCAATTCCTCAAATTTTCAATAAGATGTGAAATCAATGACCTTTGCCAGATACTAGCAAAATCCATTTCTATGAAAATACCCTCCACCAACCATATCCAATTcatgattaaaaaaacaaaaaatcaaagcaagTGGAATCTTGCAACTTGATATTTTCAGGCAATAATAATATAACAGGTAACAGTAAAATGAAGCCAGAGATAACACTTTCAGAATCGCACCTGAAAAAAGAGGCTTTAGAATCTGATGAATCCCAGATCACTTAAGATACCCAATACCCGTGAATGCATAGTCACCAAAGAAGAATTAATGGACACCATAGGATATTCCCCCTCATGCCCTTATTTGCCTTTAGCCCTGCAAAAAAAGGGCTTGACCCTTTGCTAACAAAGTCATcacataattattaaaaaaggaaGGAAGACAAAACAGAAAACTTTACTCATcccaaagggaaaaaaaataaatatataaaagattagtGTGGCCTATAAAGTGTTTTGGAAACTACTTGGATCCTACACAAATACAGGCTAAAAGGGTAATAGGGAAAAAAGCCAAAAGTTGGAAACTTTGAAGAGGTTTCTGGGAACTTGATCAAACCGTTCAATCTTACCTTCCTTAAAACCCCACCAAAAAGATGGAATCTTGTGGCCCCTTGTGGATTTTGTATTGAATTCTAAGTTCTAAcactttcttcttttgcttgTGGGTCCTCTCCTCTACTCATTTCCCAGTACCCACCCCACCTCACTAAACGTCGAAAACCCCCCATTGAAACTTTCTGGTTGACAAAAAAGGTGGCATAAGGGGTGACAGGTTGTGAAACTGTGAGAGTTCATTTGGCCCGCCAGCCCAGCCAGACCATTTGTTCACCTAGCAATGGCAGTGTGCCACGTAGCTTAACCAAGAACACTGAACCACCACCTCTGCTTTTAAGTAGGTAATTGGGAtagaattttgataatagaaaaattatgcTACAGTGATGATCCTGACTTTCCATATACTTCTCTCAAGGAAAATCTATGCCACCCTTCAAAACTTTATGATAGCTCTTCACCTGGAAACCTTGGTTCTGCAACGGAAACCATTGAAGGGATGGGAATTCTTAATTATAGGATACCATCTTGCACtgtgtagagagggaaaattcccttCATACTACCAAATTCACGAAAGTACAGCCAACTACGAAATACCATGTAGTAGTCTACTAAGTTTTGTTATCACCGTTcagaaataaacaaaaatttgcaAGTGTCATTGAATTAGGGACATAAAAtgcatgcaaaaaccaatcatacGTCAGCGCATGTAAGCAATGACATAAGAAGTCCAATTAGGTGCTGACATATGTCATCTTAAAAGTCAAAACATTTGAACGAATCAAAATATGCAACGTGTCTTGAAGAAAAAGTCTTAAAGCTCCTCCACTCAAACTGTGACGCATGTCACCAATCGAACTTCATcacgtgtcgctcacccacttccaaactcctataaatagaagctttcctaaggcatttcTACATACACACCAACAGACCAAAACATCTAGAGCACAAATAGCATCAAAGAAAATTCAGAAGTACAGAATCTCTACTGGAATCAAGCTTTGAAGCCTCCAGGAACTTCAAGAATTTCAACTTCGAATATGAAGAACATTCGAAAagaaatcatccaaatcatcttcctaaatctcaaagttcactggaatcaagctcaaaagcctctaAAAACCTCAACAAACAACAAATTGGCAAAACTCTACGAATTCAAGCCTCAAAAGcaccgaagaacttccaccacaaaccttcgaaaaCGAAGAACGcacaaaaaacacaaagtaTACGAAGAACAAAtaatttctaacaagctcatagccaaagattcattgtaattctattTCAAGGGTCTTCGATCCATCCTTcagccaaattgaaggatatttggtgttcaagtcaaaatcaAATGTGCATTTTGTATTAGTGAATGTAGTCTTAGTGTTGTGTGTGTGCAATAAGAAGGTATACTACACATataatgttcaatgaatagtTTACTAGTAATATAAATTATCTTAGACAACCATTAACAGAGTtttagtctgataataaaaaacaatcatcatgGTGCAAAGaccataagttgaaattatattttatctatcaattaaatttttcttttttaaatcatgCATCTAAATGTGTTACAAATCAAACTTtttgttatggtttttcatTAGAAGTTTAAATAAAAGGGGAGGACATAAGGGTAGATAAGAAATCTCAGTTCCTGGATTGTCTATTTTCTATTAAAGGcttgaaaaatggagaaaatgagAGGCAAGAAAATTCACTTCTTGGATTGGTTTTTGGGGGACATACTCGAACTATGGTTAAAAAATCGACTAGAGttaataagttggcaaaatcTAGACCTTAGATTTAGccaaatttgaataattatcaatttaaatgGAGATGATCCAAACCCATCAAACTATACCTAAAGACACAAACCAACCTTATTTTATCCATTTCATATTCTTCACTGCTAGCTAATGTACTTCACCACGATACAATTACTAATGGTCTGGAATTACTGACTACAAAAGCCAACCGAATAACCAATACCAAGGTGTAGAACAATCTTTAAACCCATGAAGAAGATTGAAATCTGTCCCAATTCCGTATGAGTCTAGGAAGCACCGAAAACTTCATTTTGAGGTGCCACAATCATGTCGTACCGCCCCGCTGtctcatgttataattttttagaaattattcaTCTTATTGTGTCGTACTGATATCTGTGTTCGTGCTTCCTAGACACCAAGTCACATTTACAGAGTCAAAATATCAAACACCTGGTGTGCAATGGCAAATAGACTATCAACCCAGCTACGCAGGTTGTCAGGGCTAAATGGTTCGTGGTGTGGTGCTTGGCTGCTTGCTAGAATGCTACGGGCTCTTTACGCAAAATTCCCGCCAAAATCAAGAGGAATAGGTCttgttttcaaataaaatgggACTAGTATTTAAgtacttccatttttttttttttataaaaaaaactttaatattAATATGAAAAGCCAAACTTATTTTAtatcaagcttttttttttcttaattaaatgtAATAATATCTATTTTCATTGACctatgcaaaataattttttattaaattaatattctcTTATCTTTTAGTAATTACTGGTTGGtaagaagtttaaaaaagatttgtttctttttaattttttttttcttctaaatatgaaatttgatcatAGGGGATTtgatttaaacaattaatttattGCATAATATGGGTGTGATAAATCAAACTTTGTAAAAGTAAAAAGTTCCCATGGACTAGGTTGAGGAAATCATactatagtttttgtttttttataatacCATGCTTGAAAgcacccaaaataaaaatccataTTGCATCCACCACTAGCTTAtgtagggattttttttttaagaaaaaaaaaatcaaaattttacaaCAAGTGAGGGAAAGGGATTTAATCCTTATTCTTTCTTATAAAGGAAATCAAATAATATGTTGACCATGATGATATCAATCACTTGGAAACAATTGATTGTGAAAGTTAGAAATTCCTAGGTGCACAACAATCCTTAATCCCATAATTCTCAGACTGTTTTGAATGTCAATAGCGATattaaactttcaattttgaatAATTAACTTTTGTATATTagtttctgaaaaaaaaaaaaaaaaaaaaaaaaaaaaaaaaaaaaaaaaaaaaaaaaaaaacttatacataTTAGACTGTGTTTGGCATTAACTTCAGTtattatatataactttttaaaacttcacttttttccattttttctcactttttcaaattttttttaaaatacaaataagcTTTGACACACTTTGACTAAACACTTAAGtgtgaaaaattaattaactttttgttattgtttttcattaaaagttCAAATGAAAGGGGAGGACATGAGGGTAAATAAATAGTCTCAGTTCATGGACACGTATTTTgtctatttttcattaaaagcCTAAATAATATGGGAGAAAATGAAGGGTAGATAAGAAAACTCACTTCATGGATTGGGTACAAACATCATTATTTTATCCATTTCACATTCACAGCTATCTTGTGTACTTAAACCTCAATGCAATCACTAATAGTCAGAAAGTAATAAACTACGAAAGCCAACCAATACCAAAGTGTAGAATAGTCTCTATaccaatgaagaagaagaagaagattgaaATGTATCACAGTTCCATTGTGAGCTATGAAATAATTCGTTTTTGATAAGTTATCACTTGGGTTGCACACCATGGCTTATGCTAGGAAGCTACCTACTTCTCAAGGTGGTGCACCTCATTAAAATCATTTGATTTAAGTATATTATCAAAGTTGATGTCTGTCGATGAAGTTTATTTTCGTAATATGACTCCTAGTgaaaaggtttttaaaaaaaacctattaaCCACAGTAGAACAATGTCAGAATcaggaacaaaagaaaaatgtgtaaTTGTGGTATTCATTGTATCTATATATAAGTATAATGTAGTATCATTATGAGGGCAGGGGGATATTACAACAATTGCACACAGGAAGGAGCATTTCTATCGTTTATTTTGTCTCCTGAATTCACACTTTGGTTTGGTCCTATTGAACTAAGTATGATATAAGGCTATGAAGGCATTGAAGCAAGTGggtattgaataaaatttaggtacaatttCGTAAGTGGTGTACCTTAAGTccctcaattaaattcaaacacatgacTACATTGACCAATACAACACAAATAGTGTTATTTTGCCCAATGGCAATTAAATTTAACATAACCATGTGTTTGAATTCAATTAAGAAACCTAAAATACACCACCTAAAaaactgtacctaaattttaccTGTAGGGAAAATAATACAAATCATAAAGGAAAGCTTCCTGTCAATCGAATATGGTCAAGAGTAGCCTTCAGGCCATATTTGAGCATTGCCGCATTTCCTTTCTTAAATCCACCTCCATAAGCTTCTGATGTATCTGTCTCGATCTGGTGTTTGAAAAACTTACCAAGTTCCTTCTCAAAGTCAGATCGTTTACCCTTTTTTGATGATGAGGAAGAGGATGAAGAGGATGAGGAAGGTGATGAAGAGGATGATGATGAAGCAACATCGCTTGCAGATGCTGCATAGATCTCAGAATCCAACCACATATGAGCTAAGACCTGGCAGATACCCTCTTCAACCTCTGGACTAAGATTGGGGTAACCTGTAAACATCCTATTAGTAATTCCAGGCTAACCATATCTAAAACGCATATAATGTCAACAGGAGAACGGTAGGAAGACAGACAAACACCTTTAAGCCTGAGCCACGCATGCATCATCTCGTGAGCCAGGATTGACCCAGTCAACAACCTGTATGTAGAGAAGTCTAGGATCATATACAAAATTCTTAGCATGTATCTATTTTACAACAATAGATGCGTCTAAGGTGCAAATATGAGAAGAAGTACCTAGGAAGGCCATACAAAACAAGAATTGCTGTTACTTCACACCTACGGATCAACCTACGTGGCTCAGTTATGATGTCTATAAATTGGTTGTTCGCCATCCTTGGCCTCCTTGAGATCTGGTAACATAGTTGAACTAGTTATAGATGTCTGATACAATATACAGATATCATTACAAGAAAAACAGCAGAATCAAAGGCTAGGGAAGTAGTTCCTACAGTGGTAACCGTCTGTTCTTCTGACAAGCAAAGTCCTCTGGTCTCAGGCATGTGATGGTGACCCTaccacaataaaaataaaataaagatcaACATTAAACGTAAACCAAGAAATGAGAATACACAGATGAAGTATGAAAACATTAGTATTTACATTCTTTTCTCCCTCCATGGCCTCATTTAGCGCTTGTCTCTCAACTAAGAGCATTGGAACTTGCTGCTCCACTTTCATATGTAAACCTTCATAGAAGTCTTGTATTTCAAGGTAAAGAGGCTGGCATTCATAAGTATCCATAACCGCTGAGTCTAGACACTCAAAACAAAGCTTCCGACCATCATCAAGTAACAGATATCTCATGTCCCTCGGCTGCAGGGATTGGAAGGTTTTGCATTATGAATGACATAAGGAAATTACTCATAGGTGTTTCTGAAGCATGTTTTCCAGGTAGTGGTAGTGTTTACTTATATCGTTTTGCTTTTCTTAATGTTTTGTCACTtccaaagaaaagagagagagagagatgattttTAGCATTACTGACCTCCATTCTTTCACAGCTGCAACACCGAGGAGTCCTGTCATGTTCATGTGAGGGGCAGTACTTCTGCATCCAGAAAGGATGTGCCCTATACTCAATAAGACCTGCTGAATTTGTTGGGATctgcacaaaaagaacaaaaataagtgaaaaaattcAAGGGAACCATTTGTGATACAGGCAACAAAAGGAACAGGCaaatccaaaattccaaatatatCATTCATTTTATGCTCATGCATTAGTGGATGCTGTAATATACCTGTGGCTACATGGATCTTAAAATTTACTCTGTAAAAAGTTTCTTACAAGAACCGTCAGACAATTTAGGATATGCAGAAAGATCATCTGctaatttcatatttaaacaCACTTGACCAGAATAGTAGGAGCAACATCCTTACCGCTATGAAAATTTCACACTAAAAGCAGTGGGCACCATTCAGAATTTTCATATGTTTCTTATTTATGAAATGATTTAACTTCTGTATATTTCTGCTTATCATCTAGATAATTGAATGTGGGGCCTAGCAATTTTGCACTGGTATTTTATCAACAAAGAATGTATGATCCTCCTCAAACGGCCCCTTCAATATTAGTTTCAGGTGATAGTTTGATGAGATTATAAGAGTCATAATTAGGTTACAGCAGCCTGAAGTTTCTGTTAATGAACCATCACTATGCAAGCACATAATGTTTGAGTATTAGAAAACAtatgaaaagagaaaacaaaacataGCTATCTTCTACAATTGTATACAAAATCAACTAGAGGAAATAACAAAACATGATATACACTTACAAAAATCTTGCAAACATCACATCTTGGGTGATGCTGCTCCTTATAGCAGGATTTGTGATAAGGGCGCTTGCCTGACATAGAAAACTGTCACAGAAAGGAGATATTCCACTCAATGAACCACCAAAGATTCAAAGTTTTCACCATCCAATTccaaaaaaagtttcaattaaCTCAAATAAGTTGCACCTCATGATCATTAATGGGTAGATTGCAAGCATGACAACGAAAACATGCTGGATGCCAAACAGCACCCATGCAGCTCAAAAATCGTCCATGGCCAATCTCAGTGTTGCAGCCAGCACAGATCCTACAAGCAATTTTGTCCAACAAACAGGTCATGTTTCATTTGACCTCTGTAAAATGCAGcaaattcacataaaataaaGAAGTCATTAAGTTTTAAGAGGCATTGTCATGTCCAGTTAATACAGAGATGTATGcaaaaattttacaagataTCAATGCAATCTTCTCTTTCCTAGATAAGTTGCTtacaaaaataacatattttgaacattttaaatCACATGCTTATGTTTTTCTGTTACTCCAATGGTAGATGTTCATCTAACATCTCTCTTTGTCCATTTAATCTAAAACCAAATTATGGACCCATTAGCAACTAATAAGTAATAAGCATCAGCATAACTGTTAGCATctctaaaatattttgtattgttGGTCAATCTAGGACTCCACAGCTCAACACAAGATCACCAAGTATCAACTCTATCAAATTTAGGTATCAAAGATCGTTGTTATGCATCACATCCTCTTATTTCAATTTAAAGTACTTCAAATCAAAGTAAAAGATGCTTTGCTCATCAAAATTTGTGTCTTCATTATGTGACCATGCATGGTAAaatgagaaagaataaaatgactCCAGCCAACCCTAGGTGCTCCTGCATCAAATTTGGGTATCAAAGTTCGTTGTTATGCAGC
It encodes the following:
- the LOC126732618 gene encoding protein DA1-related 1-like, which gives rise to MGWLTKVFKGSNHRGQYHGTHGDGAHGSADEWADIEKEELDCAIAMSLSEQDQKGKKVIDDDSQSEEDECLAGAKSEEDESLAEAKSEEDEHLHEVKSEEDEHVSKAQLEEDEQLAKAIQESLFLDSPPHDNRNIFHPYPFSFPSGYRICAGCNTEIGHGRFLSCMGAVWHPACFRCHACNLPINDHEFSMSGKRPYHKSCYKEQHHPRCDVCKIFIPTNSAGLIEYRAHPFWMQKYCPSHEHDRTPRCCSCERMEPRDMRYLLLDDGRKLCFECLDSAVMDTYECQPLYLEIQDFYEGLHMKVEQQVPMLLVERQALNEAMEGEKNGHHHMPETRGLCLSEEQTVTTISRRPRMANNQFIDIITEPRRLIRRCEVTAILVLYGLPRLLTGSILAHEMMHAWLRLKGYPNLSPEVEEGICQVLAHMWLDSEIYAASASDVASSSSSSSPSSSSSSSSSSSKKGKRSDFEKELGKFFKHQIETDTSEAYGGGFKKGNAAMLKYGLKATLDHIRLTGSFPL